The window TTTGAAACGAATCACCGAATACCGTGCGACACGGGAAACACTACGCAAACGCGTTCGCGGCGCCATGATTTATCCCGTGTTACTCATTGTCGCCACCATTGTAGCGTTGTTTGTGATCACTTCCTTCGTTGTTCCTGTCTTCGCAGAATTTTTCATGCGCTCCAATATGGATATCCCCCGAAACACACGCTTGCTCATAGAGGTATCAGCGGCTATCCGCTCGTGGTGGTGGACGCCTCTAGCCCTCTTAGCGTTATTGGCAGCCCTCTACCAATTCTGGTTTGTACGGGATATAAAACGGCGGCTTGCCATCGATTATCTTAAATTGAAACTGCCCATTATAGGCACGATCATACATAAGAATGCCATTACAGAGATGTGCCGTACCATGGGTCTTCTCTTGCGCAGCGGATTGTCGCTACTGTCCACCTTAGATCTGACCAAAGACGCCATACACAATCGTGCAGTTGCTGAATCCTTAAGTGCTATGCGCAGTAATGTTGAAAAAGGAGGCGGTCTGGAAGAGCCTATGCGCGCCTCGGGTGTGCTGCCGCCGGTTATCGTGGACATGTTTGTGACCGGTGAAGAATCGGGGCGTGTCGATCAAGTTGCCGAACAAATCGCCGATGTCTACGAAGAAGAAGTGCGCTTGGCAATTGGTGGATTGGCAGAAGCCTTACAGCCTGTTTTCACCTTGATCATTGGAACTGTCGTACTCATTTTATTTGTGTCTTTGTTCCTGCCCATGATTTCCATGATTGATCAACTCGGCGCAGCCAGCGGTCTATAAGAAACAGATATCCAATTTTGCCATCTCGGTATGGATATGCTGCCCTGAGCCACAGCGCGGCACAGCTGGCGGGGTGTGGTGCTCCCCCACAAATCACCCTATAAATAAAAGGGTTTTCCTATACCTTTTATTTTAATCAAGTACAATTTTGCAGCAGGCTTAACGATAATATACAATCTAAGAATCTTCTGAGATAAATCGTGTTGAGCATCTTTGCACAGGTGCCTGTGCGATGTAAAAATGAGCTGTACGATGTAATCATGGTTGGAGTAGTTGTCTTATGCGTTTGTCACATAGTATCTTGATCGGTTGTTGTCTCTTAATCCTGCTCCCTGCAACAGCGATGGCAGGTTGGGATGAAGGTCGATGGCAGCTTGAGCTTTCAGGAGGTCCCGGGATTTCTACAGGTTCACGCGATCGCGGTGGCGACGTTCTTTTGAAAGGGTCTCTTGAATATGAAATTCCAACCCTCCCGCGTCTCACGGTAGGATTACGTATGTTGCCCGTATTTGTATATTGGCAAGATGTTGGCTCCACCGTTTATGGCGGCGGCGCCGGTTTAGGTCTTCGGCTTTATGCGAAGCCATCCGTATATCGCGGCCTTTTTGCAGAAGCCAATGTTCATGCCCTCGCTCATAAAAATCAGATCAAAGGCAATGGATCCAACATTAATTTTTTGACCGGTGTCGGTGTGGGCTATAGGTTTTCGAAAAACTGGCATACCGTCATAAGATATGAACATATTTCAAATGCCGGACTTGACAGCCATAATTCAGGAGCTGATTGTATTATACTAGGATTTGGCTACACCTTCTAATGTCTAATCAGAATCATTCATGCAATGGCACATGTCGTTGTTGAATCGAAATAAGAGCAGGCTTCCATATCCACCAGCAAACATTGTTTGTCGCCCCGATTCACGGAAATGGTTGGATTAACGCGGGCCGCGAGAACAGCATCGTTTACCTTCAGGTACAGGTGCGCTTCCGCGCCGGTCAGCTCAATCATTTCCACTGTTCCGCAAATCTGCTGTCCATCGTGGGGAAGGGATACACATCGCAGCTGTTCGGGCCGAATACCTAACAGTATCTTTTGGGTTCCATAGACTTCCAAAGCAGCTTTCTTCGACTCCGGTATTTTGAGCCGTGTTGTAGTGCCGGAAGCACAAAAATACAGCCCCGTCTCATTACCTTCCACAGATCCCTCAAGAATATTCATCTGAGGCGTGCCGATAAAGGTGCCGACAAAAACATTGGCCGGCGCTTGATACAACTCCAAAGGGGCCGCTATTTGCTGTATCTCTCCATCGCGCATCACCACAATACGATCACCCATGGTCATCGCTTCCACCTGATCATGGGTCACATAGATCATAGTCGATTTTAACGAAGCATGAAGCCCCGTAATTTCAGAGCGCATTTGAACCCGTAGTTTGGCGTCAAGGTTGGATAGGGGCTCATCAAACAAAAAGACTTTGGGCTGCCGAACAATAGCGCGACCTACTGCAACGCGCTGCCGTTGACCCCCTGACAACTCTCGGGGCTTTCGCTGCAACAGCTCCGTGATACCCAAACGTTCCGCAACGGAATGAACCCGCTGTTCAATTTCTTGACGGGCATATTTGCGCAGCATCAAGCCAAATGCCATATTTTTATAAACGGTCATATGGGGATATAAGGCATAGTTTTGGAAAACCATGGCAATATCCCTGTTTTTGGGAGGCACCTCGTTGACGGCTTTGTCATCAATCAAGATTTCGCCGCCCGTACAGGCATCAAGTCCGGCAATAATCCGCAATGCCGTCGATTTCCCGCACCCGGACGGTCCAACCAAGACAACAAACTCACCATCTTCGATGCTAAGATTTATATTCTTTAGGGCGTGAATATTGCCCGGAAAAACTTTGCTGACATTATTGAGTACGACACGAGCCATAAGGGGTGTTTGCTTCCATAAGATTTGACCGGAATATCAATCCTTAAGAGATTATTCTTTACGTCCCATACAACCGACACTATAATCTGTTAATCGCGCCTTTTCAACAGCCCGCTCCGTAATGAGCGTACTGACACCCAAATCATGGTCATCAAGCATCAGGCGTACTTGCCCGCACACCATTCCTGCCTCGACGGGAGCCGTGAGATTTTTCGGCGCAGTTATCTCCAAAGCCAGGCGATCCATCTGATCAGTGCGAATGATCGTCTCGATTGTATCCCGCGCAATAAGCTGAACCTCTTCATCCATGCTTTTATCGACAGGAATGGCCTTACCAATAACCATACCGGCTTGAACCGGTTTAACCCGTT of the Candidatus Hydrogenedentota bacterium genome contains:
- the ugpC gene encoding sn-glycerol-3-phosphate ABC transporter ATP-binding protein UgpC, whose translation is MARVVLNNVSKVFPGNIHALKNINLSIEDGEFVVLVGPSGCGKSTALRIIAGLDACTGGEILIDDKAVNEVPPKNRDIAMVFQNYALYPHMTVYKNMAFGLMLRKYARQEIEQRVHSVAERLGITELLQRKPRELSGGQRQRVAVGRAIVRQPKVFLFDEPLSNLDAKLRVQMRSEITGLHASLKSTMIYVTHDQVEAMTMGDRIVVMRDGEIQQIAAPLELYQAPANVFVGTFIGTPQMNILEGSVEGNETGLYFCASGTTTRLKIPESKKAALEVYGTQKILLGIRPEQLRCVSLPHDGQQICGTVEMIELTGAEAHLYLKVNDAVLAARVNPTISVNRGDKQCLLVDMEACSYFDSTTTCAIA
- a CDS encoding acyloxyacyl hydrolase — encoded protein: MAGWDEGRWQLELSGGPGISTGSRDRGGDVLLKGSLEYEIPTLPRLTVGLRMLPVFVYWQDVGSTVYGGGAGLGLRLYAKPSVYRGLFAEANVHALAHKNQIKGNGSNINFLTGVGVGYRFSKNWHTVIRYEHISNAGLDSHNSGADCIILGFGYTF
- a CDS encoding type II secretion system F family protein, producing MENTPEKSQGVLGRMKRVTLNSIAERTEENRNHAHLSPKPKLFAPGSVRYNDITLFLRQLIMLLESGVSILRALKSLAMRSERAATKNLFQDIAQYVEGGNALWQAFDRHPYYFDSVFVNLIRASEASGTLAIVLKRITEYRATRETLRKRVRGAMIYPVLLIVATIVALFVITSFVVPVFAEFFMRSNMDIPRNTRLLIEVSAAIRSWWWTPLALLALLAALYQFWFVRDIKRRLAIDYLKLKLPIIGTIIHKNAITEMCRTMGLLLRSGLSLLSTLDLTKDAIHNRAVAESLSAMRSNVEKGGGLEEPMRASGVLPPVIVDMFVTGEESGRVDQVAEQIADVYEEEVRLAIGGLAEALQPVFTLIIGTVVLILFVSLFLPMISMIDQLGAASGL